TGAGTTCACTTTTTAAGATATGCATAAGATTGTACACAGATGGATGAGTGAACCTCCAAACTTTTAAAGATAGTGCTCTGTGAGTTGATAGGTTACTGCATGGTGATAATAATCCTGGTTGGAAGATTGGGCTGGGTTTAGTTACATACTAATAATACTATAAATGGTCCTGGATTTTTCAAGCATCTTTTGGCTGTAGATGAAAAAGGGAACACTAAAGTTTGTGTGATTGCAcattgaagaaaaaaagtgacATTAGTTGAAAATTTGGAATGCTTCATGATGGATATTTGGATTTCGGTATGCCTTAATTGGTTCATTGTTGTTGGCTGTTGCAGGAGGTCGGCGTCAATGTTAAGAGGTTACATTCAACTGAAGGTTCAGAAATTTTACCACGTCCTGCAGTTGTAACAGTGATGGGTCATGTTGATCACCACAAAACTTCCCTTCTTGATGCTTTGCGTCAAACATCAGTGGCAGCCAGGGAGGCTGGTGGCATTACTCAGCATCTAGGTGCCTTTGTGGTGGGCATGTCATCAGGAGCATCAATCACGTTTCTTGATACTCCTGGTCATGCTGCATTTAGTGAAATGCGCGCAAGAGGTGCAGCAGTCACATATATAGTAGTGCTAGTTGTTGCTGCAGATGATGGTGTAATGCCCCAAACACTTGAAGCCGTGTCCCATGCAAAATCAGCTAATGTACCAATTGTAGTTGCAATCaataaatgtgataaaccaGGTGCAAATCCTGAAAAAGTTAAACTACAGCTTGCTTCCGAGGGCTTGCTGCTGGAGGAGATGGGTGGGATATTCAGGTCGTTGAAGTTTTAGCGATTAAAAAGACTGGATTGGATAACCTAGAGGTAGCTTTACTCCTTCAGGCTGATATGATGGATCTTAAAGCACGATTTGATGGGCCTGCTCGAGCATATGTGGTTGAAGCAAGACTTGACAAAGGACGGGGTCCATTGGTGACTACTATAGTGAAGGCAGGGACTCTAGTTTGTGGACAGCATGTGGTTGTCGGCTCACAGTGGGGAAGAATAAGGGCTATTAAAGATGCAGCAGGGAGGTTAACTCAACGAGCAACTCCGGCAATGCCTGTTGAGATTGAAGGGCTTCGAGGGCTGCCAATGGCTGGTGATGATGTCATTGTTGTTCATTCTGAGGAGCGAGCTAGAATGCTTAGTTCTGGTAGGAAAAAGAAATCTGAAGAGGACAGGCTTAGGGGCAAGATGGTGCAGAATATCCCAACTACTTCAGATGATACTGAGGAGGTTCCGCTGAGGGTTGAAATGCCAGTAATTGTAAAAGCAGATGTTCAGGGAACTGTTCAAGCCGTTACAGATGCTTTGACAACTTTAAATAGTCCTCAGGTATGCAATGATTATTAACGAAAAACACATAGATTAGTATGAACACAAGAGCTTAAACTTTTTTCCGTTTTTGTGTTGAAGCATCCTTGATCAAGTTATTAGCTTAAACATGGTTTGTGCTTTGTCCAAATGTTTAGAGATATAAACTGACACCATTCACAGGAGTGCAAAATTTTAGTATTGTTTTTCTATTATTTACTATTTGTTTGTTGCTGTACAATAATAACCAGTCTATAATATCGTTGCCAGGTTTCTGTGAATATTGTCCATGTTGTAAGGTTGTTGAAGGTTTAGTGAACAGGACAGCAACCATGAGGCTTCTGCGGAGCGGTGATGTGGTGTTTGAAGGACCTTGTTCATCTCTTAAGAAGGAGAAACAGGATGTGGATTCTGTGAAGAAGGGAATTGAGTGTGGATTAGTTATCAGTAACTGTCATGATTTTCAGATTGGTGATGTTATTCAGTGCTTAGAACAAGTAGTTAGGAAGCCCAAGTTTATTAAGTCGGAGAGTGGTGCTGTTCGAATAGAGTGCTGATGAAGCCAATACTTCTTTCAGCATACATTTTTGTGGTAAAATTATACCTGAGATGCCAAAATAACTAACAAATACAGTTACATGACATGACACCCTTTGTTGATAGGTGTGTGTGTGGCTGCACATGTTCAGATTTTGGCTAGTTGGTTTGGTGAGTGTTACTATGGGTACAATGTTTTTTGTTCTTCATAAATTGGGATTGCTTAGGTCATCAGCTGAGGAAGAAGTGGCTTATGAGTATGAAGAAGAGGTTCAAGAACAAGACAAGACACATGCATTTGAAGTATGAAGAAAACTAAGACTCTTTCTCTAGATAGTATATAGCTAGCTACTTGGACATTATGTATGGTAGCCAAAAGTTGTGAATGTTCTCCTTCCCAattatgtttgtgtttttttcttttttagcaATGTTTATGTTTCGTTTTAATTCGTTTTCTCAACAGACTCGTACATATTTCGAAAGCTTTGATTTCTATACAgtcaataaaaatgttttttacaAATTATTTTACCACTTGGATCAATTCACTATTGGtagaaacaaaacaatttgcaattgaaaggaaaatgaaataaaaatataaccatCATCTCAACTCAGGACCGTAAATCTTTCTAAGCTCATAAATAATAAGTATATTAAACACCGATGCTTTTTCATTCAATACAATGAATTTCTACTTAAGTGATATTTTTACAAGTCTATTTAAGTAattaagacataaaaatatatcattgCTCTTCTTCCTCATAATGCAAGGGACAGCTCGACAAACTCGAGCCATGAAACTTTAGCTGCTAAGAGAAATATAAGGCCATAATTATCTGAAAAAATAAACCTTAGATTACAACGATACAACCAGCCAACGGCATGCGCTGCTGAATATGGTTAAACATTTCATCTTTTGCTGgtccttatttttattgaaaaattttgttgaagtttCTCCATGAATTCTGTTAGCACTGGACACAGATATTGCAGATGTGCCGGCACAAAGGAGAAAACTGATCCTCAATTTACAGAATTTTCTCTCCAATTTCTATCCTAAAAAAGCATGTGGGCAAACAGCAAATGATCTTCGCCCAAACAAAGACTACgaaaaatagaaaacaagtGCGAACAGAAAAGTTGTTCCCTCCAAATGCTACTAACACTGCTATGCCCTTCATAATTCATATTAAATAAGATCACCAATATATCCCAACTAGCCCAATAAGAATCTGAAAACATCACTTAATGAAATAATCCCTTCCACACGCTTGCTACCAGCCTCCACAATCACAAGTCTCCTAACCCCTGCAAAAGTGCAGAAAACCCGTGAACAAaggaattatattattttcctTCTAAGAAAGGGGAGAGTGCTTTAGCTTATTTATATTAGTAAACAAAGTAATACCAGGACTAGCCAACCGCTCCATCACTTTGTGCAACGAATCAGACCTCAAACACATATGACATCTGTGGCCATTGTAAAGCCCATAAGGAGCATTTGCATCTTGTCCCAAAAGTAATGCCTACAACCATGAAGCACTAATATTTAGATTCATTTTACGCTGAAACAACAACCAAATAAATGTATGACTGTTAAATCTCAAAAGTTATCACATAGTAGGATACCTGATGAATACTAATTTCATCGAGGGATATTCGAGCATATGCTTTATCTTTAGCCAATGCAGTAATATCGCTGCAAAGAAAATAATAGGCATGTATCATATATGTTCGAGGAaatctttcaaattttaaatatgaGAATCACACACAAAAAGGGGGAGGAAAAAAACACTACCTTCTTGAATATATGTCGAGCAATGAATCGTTATCATCCACAACTGGTATTGAGCTAACTTTAGCTGCAAAGAGAGAGCGTATTCAAGTAGGACATCAAAAGCAAGACCACAACAGGTTAAAGTACCAAGATTTTAACAAAACTGACATTGCTACAAACTAAATCAAGAGAGAAAACTATTCAGCAAATATTGTCCCACTtgacaacaaaaataaaaaccacaAATGTGTATTGGTGAAatgacattttaattttaaaaaaattctaattttgacATGGAGTGGCTGTTTAAATTGACAGTTAAATGGACATTCTTAGGTTTGAGTCCTAACAGGAACTATTTGTTAAATAAGCTGAATGTTTCTATTGGTTCTATACAGAAATGCATGGTTATACACAATAACCGCCCCTTCAATTTCCTTTCCCTTAATTAATAGATAACATTAAAACATAAGAATGATCACCTTGGACAAACATCGACAAGGCAGCACCAAGAGAAGCATTTGGCCTTAGCATTGCGAGTGGCTGTCCATTTGGATCCCCAACTCTAGGCACCCATGTACCCAAAGGTATTGAACCAATAGGAAGTTGAAGAATGGGCAAAGAACCAGCAGAGTGCTTAAAATGCCTGCATATACCTGAAATTTATTCCAAACATCAGTTCCAACTTCCAAACCATTTATCTAGAGACAATAGACCTAGAAGCTTACATTTTAGAATTCCTGATAGGGAGGCAAGATGCAGCAGTTGGGGAATTGGTCCATCCTCTGGAGAAGAATGAATGATAGGAATTGTTGACACCTTGTTTTGCAAAACCTTCAAAGCCACGTCTTTTAGGCATTCCTTGGGCCCAGCCTGAAAATCAAAGACAAATAAAAAGTATCATAAAAGGTTCAAGAGTTTACCTCCAGTCCTTTTTGATAGAGGGGAAATCAAACATCATCAGAATTAAGTACACAGCAAAAATGCATTTTCTTCAACATTTAATGTTAAACCATCATCCATATGAATGCAAAAGAAGGAAGCTATCAAAAGTTATATGATACAAATTGATAAATACTGTAGAGAGGAAAGGAATAAGGATTAATTGAGAGAAGGAATGAAGCAGAAGTATGACATAACCACAGACGGACATTTGTAGCTGACAAACCTGAATCGTCTAGATACATAAAAAGTGGAGAACTTACAAACTATTAAATTGGGAGAACTTAGATACAATGAAAACTTTATCACAGTTGTCAGGAGGTCTTACATGAACAAAACAGTGAGGATCTGATACCCCATTAATATCAAGTGCCCTGCGTTGCTTTAATTTTCCCTCTTTCCAGGCTGCTATAGTATGAGTCTCAAGTTGTTCTTCAGTCAAATTTGATCCATGATTCCCCAACTGAAATCAAACATGTTACAGATAAttgaatttacaaaaataaaaatgcattcAACTAGAATAGTGGGCTAGGAACCATAGATACTAAAGGGTAGCAGTGAACGATCATGATTGCAAATATGTTCACAAGAATATAGACCAGCCACGCATATCTAGAATGGAAGAACTAGAAGACATTTAGCAAAAAGACAAGAGCATGAAAGAGATTTCACAATGCACATATTTTCAAGGCATTCTcccaaaaaacaattttatggCATTACTGTATGAGCTGAAATAATTTTCGTGCCAGCTCCACAAATTATCTATTACTAGCCTAATATAAGGATGACATGAtcctctttttaaaaaattatgtcatttcCTACCCatcaagtttttattttttacaattttgtaACCAGCTGTTTAATAGCGTCTTAAAACATCAACCCAATAGTTTGTAGGGTGTCTTTTACCGAAAACTGGCACAGAAGGGTTGCATAATTGTTTTATTACCCACAAACCTCTTTCAATATGAGAATGAAGTCCATTGCACTAAGCACTCCAACAAACCGACTGCTGTGAAAATCCCATAGAGGGGCCATAGATACATCCTGAAAGAAGATAACATTAGACACATATATGGGCATGAGTGTGTGCCCTGATGcaaatagacaaaatatatcTTAAAGAGGGGGAAAATACCTGCTCATACAGAACATGGAATGCTTGCTTAACTGGTAAATTTACATCCAAAGCAATGACCTgcaattattataatataattatataacaAACTATAAATGATCCAGCGTCAAATAAGTCTCAAATTAGTATGAGGAAGTAACAAAAGTTGATAACGAAAATCATTCAAACCTTCCCAGATTCGGGAAGCAGTTCATATGCAGTTTGACCGGACAAGAATTCAGATATACGGCGACGAGAGACCTCCAGATCAGACTCTGACATCCTTGGATTAGCTTCCTGGTAAAGTTATCAAGTTAAGCAACTTCTATTGTGTAGCACATAGTTTAAGACTACAATTCATTtcaaagcaaaaataaaaacaaatttgacaCTTCCCAGCATCAATTCCTTTTTCATTTGTATTCTAAGATTTATCACTAGAGGgaagaaagaaaattttcaaaggGAACCTGTTAGGATCCTTTCTTTGTGTAAGAAAGAATTCCTAAAAACTGAACAGAATAATTCTAACTAGAATCAAGATTGATCaacaaaattgagaaaaaaataattctttgaATATCTTTCTGTTACTATCAACTGAATGGGATAATAGGAATGAACTAGAAGATAACCTTGGTTAAAGGAGAGAAAAGGGAGAGAAACGGAAATGGAATTTTATGAATTCCTTTTGAATATTCTCTCTCGGTGCCGGGTCTCGAACCGAGTACCTCAAGGTTGAAGAACAAATCCTCAACTCAACCAAGTGACCACTCAGGAGACAGGCTCCTTTTGAATATTCTGTTATCTGAGAAACTCAGAGAGATACAATATTTATAACAGAATTGCTCCGCAAGATAGACAGTTATAACTGTGTTATAACCGCTAAGCTGATGTGGCTCACCTTTAACGGCACTGAGATTCTGAGGTGGCACTCTAACTAACTAATAGAGAGAATAGTAAAAAGTAATACACACTGATCCATGAAATAAAACTTGTATATTCACACAACCTTGCGCACAAAGCTACCCCAAAGGAGCACTCTCAAGTCTCACTCTCCTTTCGCACCAGATAATTCTCCAGTTACAACTTAATTATTCAAAGTTATCATTTCCCTCTACCAATTGAGGGATATTTAAAGACTTCCtaaaaggaaacaaaataacaacttttaacaacTACCTGACAAACTTATCAACTTACTAACTAATCTAATTATCCTCTATTCTATATCCTAACAGAGCCGCGACatcaattcatttttcatttgtattcaaaagatttatcaCTACAGGgaagaaagaaaattttcaaaggGAACCTCGCCTAAAAAACAAAAGTGGAGATAAGGTGACTCCTAAAGAAAGTACAAAGAAAAATAGGGCACATCGTTATTTCTACAgataaacaaattaatcaaaataatagAGCTAGAAATCATCATTTCTAGGCATGATCATTATTTTGAAAGTAATAACTAAATACACCACCATTATTTCTACCAACACCTATTGGTAATGAGTGGCAACGAGTTTGATTCTTCTTACATTCTATCACCTTGAAGACAATGATATGACATAGCATTAGTAATGCAAAAGGTGAACACCCATCCTAAAAGCCGGTCTGTCTAGAGAGGAAAGCCACTACATTAAGTGGGAGTTCAGTTTCTTCCACAAAGCCAGTGTGGAACTTGTGCTACTAAGCCAGTTGTGTTGGAATGAACAGTCCATCCACAGGGAGGGGGGGCAATAAACCAGGCACCATTACCAATTTCAATTAGAGATGAGACTTGAGAGCACTAAAATATATGGAACAACAAAAGGATGTGGCTGAAGAGGGAACGAAGAAGAGACATACCGCATGCCCAAAGACATCATTATCAACCTCCATGTGGGACCTACTGGTTGTTTCAGCACTTAAGATGGCAGGTAAAATATCCGGTTCTCTCAATACATAAATAGTATTTACTACTCCATAGGTCCCATTTGCAATTGGCTGCTCAATATCATGCCGCCACTCACCATCCACATTAAATTTGTACTGCACATAATAGGGAAACGATATTGTCATGGTTAGTATGGCTTCCCCGAATATCAGATATTATACTAGCAAATTAGCAATACCTCGGTTTTACAAAAATCAATATAACAAAAATGCTCCCCCAAATATAGGAGTATGGATTATATGTAGTCTATTGTTTTGATGGATGAATTAAAGCAAGTGGAAAAATTACAAGgtctttcaattttacaaatagGAACAAAATCCTAGTCAAAATCATAATGTGTAAAATTTTATAGGGTAGCCAAGTAATATGGCATTGTTCAAGTTCAAATTTAATGAAATATGCGATATCATCGAATAAACCACTAGAGTAAAACCCTAGTCTAGCGATCTACGTAAACATACTGTTTTTGAGAAAAACATGTTCAAGAAAAATAGACACAAATCACCTaaatattttcacatttaaaATCCAACCAATAACCATTAACATTCACTAGTTCACTCCTTCCAAAACTCCAAAGGCAGCTCTAATACCATCACAGAGGCCACCCCAATTTTACCAATCAATTAGTGATACAAACTGTTTACGGAAGTTGGAAATTATCACAAAGATCCAATTTTTGTTTCTGAAAAttctaaattaaaattttaaactcGCACTATTCAGCCACACACATTAGTAAACAATGTAGAAAAAAAAGCTAATCATAGAACCGATAAGATTATTTTGTCCCATTTTTGCTAAATTCATAAAAGCCGAACAAACAACCTGATGATATCCTGGCATCAAGCTGCAAATAACCTGAAACACAGAAGGGCATCCTTCCATCGGAGACATAGGAATATGTTCCGACCATCTGTCCACACACAAAAATTGACATTATCAGATCAAATTTAATTCTAgcattaataaacaaaaaaaaactataaacacGGACACGTCGACACTGGTAACGTAAAAAAACATAGGACACGTCACtgctatatatataatttttaaaaaaatccaaattgataatcaaaatatatacgtGTACATTTAAATCGAccaatttatttcttttaaaaaagttCTAAAACAAGATATAGTAGAATTTGACTTTTTTCTATGCATCTACTATCGAAAAAACTAAAGATGCCGTAATCAAATTTAATGACTTTAACTCCGCATTGACCAACATTGTGTCAACACATCTTTAATTAACCATTGATCAACAAATTTTCAAGACATTTGTCTTAGTCGTCCTACACGTGTCGTACAAGTGACATACAACTGTCGTACACCGATCCAAGGAGTGTCacaacaaaggaaaaaaaatcaaattttttgggATACTTATGAGTTATTACcaagtgtcatacgagtgttgGACACCGGCGCGTGCACGCGCCACACGTATGTGCTTCATAgaacaacacaaacaaaaaaaacacacaatcCCATCTATCTACCTATCTACCTATCTACCTATCTatgtatctatctatctatctatctattatcATATGCATATGTTAATAATGAATgtgaatattatattattgaaaaacaaattaaggaAGTTAAGAACAACAACTAGCATGAAAACAATAAGAAATTGTATTGTATACCTGGTGAAAGAACCAGTGAGAAACACTCTTCTTCCACCATGACGCCAAACAAAACGACTCGGAATCAAAATAGTTCCAGAACCTCCAACACTTCCTTCATATCCCCTATCTGTTACCGAagcatacattttttttcttttcttttcacaaatctcaaaaacaacaacaatatcaaagttatgacaaaaaaatcctCTGCCACCGGAAAAAATTGTCAACGACGGCAGAACAGAGGAGAGGACACAATCCCCTCCTCTTCAATAGTTAAACATACAGTGCACCTTCACAATCACCACACAGACACAAAGTCTCTGATTGTTAAATCAGAAAGTTATGATCGATAATTGAGAAGCAGAAATAAAAATGAAGGA
This genomic interval from Trifolium pratense cultivar HEN17-A07 linkage group LG6, ARS_RC_1.1, whole genome shotgun sequence contains the following:
- the LOC123889028 gene encoding LOW QUALITY PROTEIN: translation initiation factor IF-2-like (The sequence of the model RefSeq protein was modified relative to this genomic sequence to represent the inferred CDS: inserted 1 base in 1 codon; deleted 2 bases in 1 codon) — its product is MDSYTEYNKAMKLNFIMKMKMKAMLCAGSVRAKNTMNFGWYSFNPGSFLNILKTYGESGNYYGQWSAIGRTAVTTTLAGCASALMTLFGKRIQTAEKFHYDDPLEAPQLHGSSGTWGNIFTALFAKKQYVNEIYGGSIDRPYGLLLRGGGRLLAADVVQILAIEVGVNVKRLHSTEGSEILPRPAVVTVMGHVDHHKTSLLDALRQTSVAAREAGGITQHLGAFVVGMSSGASITFLDTPGHAAFSEMRARGAAVTYIVVLVVAADDGVMPQTLEAVSHAKSANVPIVVAINKCDKPGANPEKVKLQLASEGLLLEEMGGXIQVVEVLAIKKTGLDNLEVALLLQADMMDLKARFDGPARAYVVEARLDKGRGPLVTTIVKAGTLVCGQHVVVGSQWGRIRAIKDAAGRLTQRATPAMPVEIEGLRGLPMAGDDVIVVHSEERARMLSSGRKKKSEEDRLRGKMVQNIPTTSDDTEEVPLRVEMPVIVKADVQGTVQAVTDALTTLNSPQVSVNIVCCKVVEGLVNRTATMRLLRSGDVVFEGPCSSLKKEKQDVDSVKKGIECGLVISNCHDFQIGDVIQCLEQVVRKPKFIKSESGAVRIEC
- the LOC123890913 gene encoding sucrose nonfermenting 4-like protein yields the protein MYASVTDRGYEGSVGGSGTILIPSRFVWRHGGRRVFLTGSFTRWSEHIPMSPMEGCPSVFQVICSLMPGYHQYKFNVDGEWRHDIEQPIANGTYGVVNTIYVLREPDILPAILSAETTSRSHMEVDNDVFGHAEANPRMSESDLEVSRRRISEFLSGQTAYELLPESGKVIALDVNLPVKQAFHVLYEQDVSMAPLWDFHSSRFVGVLSAMDFILILKELGNHGSNLTEEQLETHTIAAWKEGKLKQRRALDINGVSDPHCFVHAGPKECLKDVALKVLQNKVSTIPIIHSSPEDGPIPQLLHLASLSGILKCICRHFKHSAGSLPILQLPIGSIPLGTWVPRVGDPNGQPLAMLRPNASLGAALSMFVQAKVSSIPVVDDNDSLLDIYSRSDITALAKDKAYARISLDEISIHQALLLGQDANAPYGLYNGHRCHMCLRSDSLHKVMERLASPGVRRLVIVEAGSKRVEGIISLSDVFRFLLG